A stretch of Nonomuraea africana DNA encodes these proteins:
- a CDS encoding nuclear transport factor 2 family protein, giving the protein MKRGTALLIGGVAVLVIGGGVALAVANGPDAAAGQALPQPATTTAAASTQATAETSGEKITVDPAAQRYVDAVAKEDLDALVASFAPDAVIVDVGREIRGHDAIRHWADTEVIGGRLTVLGTTPRQGGTTMLVRFAPGGTGGFRASYSFDISGGLITKATLEYA; this is encoded by the coding sequence GTGAAGCGAGGGACGGCTCTGCTGATCGGCGGCGTCGCCGTCCTGGTGATCGGGGGCGGTGTGGCGCTGGCGGTCGCGAACGGGCCGGACGCCGCGGCCGGGCAGGCGCTCCCCCAGCCGGCCACAACCACTGCTGCCGCGAGCACTCAGGCGACCGCCGAGACCTCGGGGGAGAAGATCACTGTGGATCCCGCCGCCCAGCGCTACGTCGACGCGGTCGCCAAGGAGGACCTCGACGCCCTGGTCGCGTCGTTCGCGCCGGACGCCGTCATCGTCGACGTCGGCCGCGAGATCCGCGGTCACGACGCCATCCGCCACTGGGCCGACACCGAGGTCATCGGCGGGCGGCTCACCGTGCTCGGCACCACCCCCCGGCAGGGCGGCACCACCATGCTGGTCCGCTTCGCGCCAGGAGGCACCGGCGGCTTCCGCGCCTCCTACAGCTTCGACATCTCCGGTGGCCTGATCACCAAGGCCACCCTCGAGTACGCCTGA
- a CDS encoding alpha/beta hydrolase, giving the protein MTHREKVTFASDGVTLTGNLFLPDGATSAPGVVVAGTWTSVKELMADRYAERLADRGYAALSFDFTGFGESAGEPRDVESPAQKVRDIHHALTFLAGHSAVDADRLGALGICAAAMYMSANAADDPRVKSLALVAPWLHDAAICESAYGGAEAVAQKIKVGEEARATFEATGEVEYVPVVSTTDPRAAMPYDIDFYLNPERGGIAAWPNRFAVMAWSDWLTYDSIVLAPRITQPTLIVHSEDAAIPEGARRFHEGLAGAKDVLWTQGTQFDFYDQEPQVTVAADAVAAHLGSTLR; this is encoded by the coding sequence ATGACACATCGCGAAAAGGTCACCTTCGCCAGCGATGGCGTGACGCTGACCGGCAACCTGTTCCTTCCCGACGGCGCGACCTCGGCCCCTGGCGTCGTCGTGGCCGGCACCTGGACCAGCGTCAAGGAGCTGATGGCCGACCGCTACGCCGAACGGCTCGCCGACCGCGGCTACGCGGCGCTCTCCTTCGACTTCACCGGCTTCGGCGAGTCGGCGGGCGAGCCCCGCGACGTCGAGTCACCGGCCCAGAAGGTGCGCGACATCCACCACGCCCTGACGTTCCTCGCCGGCCACTCCGCCGTCGACGCCGACCGCCTCGGCGCGCTGGGCATCTGCGCGGCCGCCATGTACATGTCGGCCAACGCCGCGGACGACCCGCGGGTGAAGTCGCTCGCGCTCGTGGCCCCGTGGCTGCACGACGCGGCGATCTGCGAGAGCGCGTACGGCGGCGCGGAGGCCGTCGCCCAGAAGATCAAGGTGGGCGAGGAGGCGCGGGCGACGTTCGAGGCGACGGGCGAGGTCGAGTACGTCCCCGTCGTCAGCACGACCGACCCCCGGGCGGCCATGCCGTACGACATCGACTTCTACCTCAACCCCGAGCGCGGCGGCATCGCGGCGTGGCCCAACAGGTTCGCGGTCATGGCCTGGTCGGACTGGCTGACCTACGACTCCATCGTCCTTGCCCCGCGCATCACCCAGCCCACGCTGATCGTCCACAGCGAGGACGCGGCCATCCCCGAGGGGGCGCGCCGCTTCCACGAGGGCCTGGCCGGCGCCAAGGACGTCCTCTGGACCCAGGGCACGCAGTTCGACTTCTACGACCAGGAACCCCAGGTGACGGTGGCCGCCGACGCGGTCGCCGCCCACCTGGGCAGCACACTGCGCTGA
- a CDS encoding sugar phosphate isomerase/epimerase family protein, producing MRPITLFTGQWADLPFDEVCRLAAEWGYDGLEIACWGDHFDVDQAVSDPSYVTGKKAQLEKYGLNVWAISNHLVGQAVCDHPIDARHQAILPARVWGSGDPESVRQAAAEELKNTARAAALLGVDTVVGFTGSSIWHTVAMFPPVPASMIEAGYQDFADRWNPILDVFDEVGVRFAHEVHPSEIAYDYVTTQKTLEAIGHRPAFGLNWDPSHMVWQDLDPVGFILDFADRIYHVDCKDTRVRVGDGRRGRLSSHLAWADLRRGWDFVSTGRGDVPWEECFRALNSIGYTGPISIEWEDAGMDRLDGAPEALAYIRRMNAITPPAAAFDAAFSAE from the coding sequence ATGAGACCCATCACGCTGTTCACCGGGCAGTGGGCCGACCTGCCCTTCGACGAGGTGTGCAGGCTGGCGGCCGAGTGGGGCTACGACGGCCTCGAGATCGCCTGCTGGGGCGACCACTTCGACGTGGACCAGGCCGTCTCCGATCCCTCCTACGTCACGGGCAAGAAGGCGCAGCTGGAGAAGTACGGCCTCAACGTGTGGGCGATCTCCAACCACCTCGTCGGCCAGGCCGTCTGCGACCACCCCATCGACGCCCGCCACCAGGCGATCCTGCCCGCGCGCGTCTGGGGCTCCGGCGACCCCGAGTCGGTACGGCAGGCGGCGGCCGAGGAGCTGAAGAACACCGCCCGCGCCGCGGCCCTGCTGGGCGTCGACACGGTCGTCGGGTTCACGGGGTCGTCCATCTGGCACACGGTGGCGATGTTCCCGCCGGTGCCCGCGTCGATGATCGAGGCCGGCTACCAGGACTTCGCCGACCGCTGGAATCCCATCCTCGACGTCTTCGACGAGGTGGGGGTCCGCTTCGCGCACGAGGTGCACCCCTCGGAGATCGCCTACGACTACGTGACCACGCAGAAGACGCTGGAGGCGATCGGGCACCGGCCCGCCTTCGGCCTCAACTGGGATCCTTCGCACATGGTGTGGCAGGACCTCGACCCCGTCGGGTTCATCCTCGACTTCGCCGACCGGATCTACCACGTCGACTGCAAGGACACCCGCGTGCGCGTCGGCGACGGCCGCCGCGGCCGCCTGTCGTCCCACCTGGCGTGGGCGGACCTGCGGCGTGGCTGGGACTTCGTCTCGACGGGACGCGGCGACGTGCCGTGGGAGGAGTGCTTCAGGGCGCTGAACTCGATCGGCTACACGGGGCCCATCTCGATCGAGTGGGAGGACGCCGGGATGGACCGGCTCGACGGCGCTCCCGAGGCGCTGGCCTACATCCGCAGGATGAACGCCATCACGCCGCCCGCCGCGGCCTTCGACGCCGCGTTCTCCGCCGAGTAG
- a CDS encoding Gfo/Idh/MocA family protein — MTQTTIGVGLVGYAFMGRVHSQAWRNVAAFFDLPVTPVMAALSGRSLEAATDAAARMGWAAVETDWKELVNRDDVQIVDICTPGDSHAEIAIAALQAGKHVICEKPLANTVAEAEAMVAAAAASPGRSMVAFNYRRVPAIALAQRMVAAGELGQIRHVRAQYLQDWIVDPGFPLVWRLQRDKAGSGALGDIGAHIIDTAQWVTGQAVVGVSALTETFIKERPLASGSAGLGGSRTSEKGTVTVDDAALFIGRMSGGALASFEATRMATGRKNALRLEINGSLGSLAFDFEAMNELWVSSGDSGFRRILVTEPDHPYVGAWWPPGHGLGYEHTFTHEIKDFLEAVGNGTDPSPSFADGLRVQRVLAAVEESAASGGYKEIA; from the coding sequence ATGACACAAACGACCATCGGCGTCGGTCTGGTCGGCTACGCGTTCATGGGACGCGTCCACTCCCAGGCCTGGCGCAACGTGGCCGCCTTCTTCGACCTGCCGGTGACGCCCGTCATGGCCGCGCTGTCCGGCAGGTCGCTCGAGGCGGCCACCGACGCGGCGGCCAGGATGGGGTGGGCCGCGGTCGAGACCGACTGGAAGGAGCTGGTCAACCGCGACGACGTGCAGATCGTGGACATCTGCACGCCGGGCGACTCCCACGCCGAGATCGCGATCGCGGCGCTCCAGGCGGGCAAGCACGTCATCTGCGAGAAGCCGCTGGCCAACACCGTCGCCGAGGCCGAGGCGATGGTGGCGGCGGCCGCGGCCTCGCCGGGCAGGTCGATGGTCGCCTTCAACTACCGGCGCGTGCCCGCCATCGCGCTGGCGCAGCGCATGGTCGCGGCGGGCGAGCTCGGGCAGATCAGGCACGTCAGGGCGCAGTACCTGCAGGACTGGATCGTCGATCCCGGCTTCCCGCTGGTCTGGCGGCTGCAGCGGGACAAGGCGGGCTCGGGGGCGCTGGGCGACATCGGGGCGCACATCATCGACACCGCCCAGTGGGTCACGGGGCAGGCGGTCGTCGGGGTCTCGGCGCTGACCGAGACGTTCATCAAGGAACGGCCGCTGGCGTCCGGGTCGGCGGGGCTGGGCGGCAGCCGTACCTCGGAGAAGGGGACGGTCACCGTCGACGACGCGGCGCTGTTCATCGGGCGGATGTCGGGCGGGGCGCTGGCCTCGTTCGAGGCCACCAGGATGGCCACGGGGCGCAAGAACGCGCTGCGGCTGGAGATCAACGGCTCGCTCGGCAGCCTGGCCTTCGACTTCGAGGCGATGAACGAGCTGTGGGTGTCCTCGGGCGACTCGGGCTTCCGGCGGATTCTCGTCACCGAGCCCGACCACCCCTACGTGGGCGCGTGGTGGCCGCCGGGGCACGGCCTCGGCTACGAGCACACGTTCACGCACGAGATCAAGGACTTCCTCGAGGCGGTCGGCAACGGAACCGACCCCTCTCCCTCGTTCGCCGACGGGCTGCGGGTGCAACGGGTGCTGGCGGCCGTCGAGGAGAGCGCCGCTTCGGGCGGTTACAAGGAGATCGCATGA
- a CDS encoding substrate-binding domain-containing protein, whose translation MTENVARRGFLAGGVGGAVLLATAACTSNQPAAQPPGQNTAPAPAPATGGNDQPGEKVVIGFSAPAADHGWIAAIAKNAEAAAKQYTDVEFKPVEPTNDINAQISAVESLIAAKVNALVILPNDGQQLNQIALQATAAGIPVVNLDRVFPDKLAYRTWIGGDNYGMGVAAGHYVGKKLKDKGVANPVIVEIQGIATLPLTQDRSKGFADALKSYGFSVTAKQDAQFTVETGNKVAANLLQAHKKIDALWNHDDDQGVGVLAAIKEAGRSEFFMVGGAGSANAMREIQSGGSVLEATVTYSPTMASSAIKLARLIAQGKGMSDLVENQVPQSITLASETITKENVQTYLPLGFES comes from the coding sequence ATGACCGAGAACGTCGCGCGCAGAGGGTTCCTGGCCGGGGGAGTGGGCGGGGCCGTCCTGCTGGCCACCGCCGCCTGCACCAGCAACCAGCCCGCCGCCCAGCCGCCCGGGCAGAACACCGCGCCCGCGCCCGCGCCCGCCACCGGCGGCAACGACCAGCCAGGCGAGAAGGTCGTCATCGGCTTCTCCGCGCCCGCCGCCGACCACGGGTGGATCGCGGCCATCGCGAAGAACGCCGAGGCCGCCGCGAAGCAGTACACCGACGTGGAGTTCAAGCCCGTCGAGCCGACCAACGACATCAACGCGCAGATCTCGGCCGTCGAGTCGTTGATCGCGGCGAAGGTGAACGCGCTGGTCATCCTGCCCAACGACGGCCAGCAGCTGAACCAGATCGCGCTGCAGGCCACCGCGGCGGGCATCCCGGTCGTGAACCTCGACAGGGTCTTCCCCGACAAGCTCGCCTACCGGACCTGGATCGGCGGCGACAACTACGGCATGGGCGTCGCGGCCGGCCACTACGTCGGCAAGAAGCTCAAGGACAAGGGCGTCGCCAACCCCGTGATCGTCGAGATCCAGGGCATCGCGACGCTGCCGCTCACCCAGGACCGCAGCAAGGGCTTCGCCGACGCGCTCAAGTCCTACGGCTTCAGCGTCACGGCCAAGCAGGACGCGCAGTTCACCGTCGAGACGGGCAACAAGGTCGCGGCCAACCTGCTGCAGGCGCACAAGAAGATCGACGCGCTGTGGAACCACGACGACGACCAGGGCGTGGGCGTGCTCGCGGCGATCAAGGAGGCGGGCAGGAGCGAGTTCTTCATGGTGGGCGGCGCCGGATCGGCCAACGCCATGCGGGAGATCCAGTCGGGCGGCTCGGTGCTGGAGGCGACCGTCACCTACAGCCCGACGATGGCCTCCTCCGCCATCAAGCTGGCACGGTTGATAGCCCAGGGAAAGGGCATGAGCGACCTCGTGGAGAACCAGGTTCCGCAGTCGATCACGCTCGCTTCGGAGACCATCACGAAGGAGAACGTGCAGACTTACCTACCACTGGGGTTCGAATCCTGA
- a CDS encoding ABC transporter permease translates to MNGVLSLAGRRFGEARHLGLVAALVLLAIVGLVTVPDNFATAANLVSILSLAATIGVITVGMTFVIIGGGIDLSVGAIMALASVWATTLATQAFGPFIMAVCAILVGTGAGLVNGLLIAYGRMVPFIATLAMLVAARGLAQRMSDRKTQLIQQGNEAVVALSTTRVLGIPLLVYIFALVVAAGWVVLNRTTFGRRTYAVGGNPEAARLAGIDVRRHTMLLYALSGFCCGVAAILIMARTTTGSSTHGDLYELDAIAAVIIGGTLLTGGRGTIIGSILGLLIFTLITNLFILNGLNTSDQLVAKGLIIVVAVLLQRRNLKERAT, encoded by the coding sequence ATGAACGGGGTCCTTTCGCTGGCCGGGCGGCGCTTCGGCGAGGCCAGGCATCTCGGGCTGGTGGCCGCGCTGGTGCTGCTGGCCATCGTCGGGCTGGTGACCGTGCCCGATAACTTCGCCACCGCCGCGAACCTGGTCAGCATCCTGTCGCTGGCCGCCACCATCGGCGTGATCACCGTCGGCATGACCTTCGTGATCATCGGCGGTGGCATCGACCTGTCCGTCGGCGCGATCATGGCACTGGCCTCGGTGTGGGCGACCACGCTCGCCACCCAGGCGTTCGGCCCGTTCATCATGGCGGTCTGCGCGATCCTCGTCGGCACCGGCGCCGGCCTGGTCAACGGCCTGCTGATCGCCTACGGGCGAATGGTGCCCTTCATCGCCACCCTCGCCATGCTGGTCGCCGCGCGCGGCCTCGCCCAGCGGATGTCGGATCGCAAGACCCAGCTCATCCAGCAGGGCAACGAGGCGGTCGTCGCGCTCTCGACCACCAGGGTGCTCGGCATCCCGCTGCTGGTCTACATCTTCGCGCTGGTCGTCGCGGCCGGCTGGGTGGTGCTCAACCGCACCACCTTCGGCCGTCGCACCTATGCGGTCGGCGGCAACCCGGAGGCCGCCCGGCTCGCGGGAATCGACGTGCGCAGGCACACGATGCTGCTGTACGCCCTGTCCGGGTTCTGCTGCGGGGTCGCCGCCATCCTGATCATGGCGAGGACCACCACGGGCTCGTCCACCCACGGAGACCTCTACGAGCTGGACGCGATCGCCGCGGTCATCATCGGCGGCACCCTGCTCACCGGAGGACGGGGCACGATCATCGGCTCCATCCTCGGCCTGCTCATCTTCACGTTGATCACCAACCTGTTCATCCTCAACGGGCTCAACACCAGCGACCAGCTGGTCGCCAAGGGCCTGATCATCGTCGTCGCCGTCCTTCTCCAGCGGCGGAACCTCAAGGAGAGAGCAACATGA
- a CDS encoding sugar ABC transporter ATP-binding protein has translation MLIMRGIVKQFPGVRALDGVDLDVRAGEVHCLLGQNGAGKSTLIKVLAGVHRPDEGSIELNGETIAPSSPVDAIRLGVATMYQELDLVDGLSVAENILLGHEPTRLGFTRRKALKSTATAILTRLGHPEIRPSTEVGRLSPAAKQVVSMARALSHDARVIVMDEPSAALAHDEVANLFRIIRELTAHDVAVVYISHRLEEIREIGDRVTVLKDGRTVAVGLPACDTPTSRIVSLMTGRNVEYVFPPRSGVAPGAEVLRVEDLTAPGVFTGVSFSVRAGEIVGLAGLVGSGRSEILEAVYGARRASGKVLLEGAPVARSTTRAVRRGMGLAPEERKAQALLLDQSVTANITLGSLDRYARFGWLDRAREDAEARQLVRTLDIRPPDPGRPIKTLSGGNQQKAVLARWLLNGRKLLLLDEPTRGVDVGARAELYAVIRKLADDGIGVLLVSSEVPEVLGLADRVLVVREGRVIHEGAAGDLDEHAVLDMIMEGSAA, from the coding sequence ATGCTGATCATGAGAGGCATCGTCAAGCAGTTCCCCGGCGTACGGGCGCTGGACGGGGTGGACCTCGACGTGCGCGCGGGCGAGGTGCACTGCCTGCTCGGCCAGAACGGCGCGGGCAAGTCCACGCTCATCAAGGTGCTCGCCGGCGTCCATCGGCCCGACGAGGGGAGCATCGAGCTCAACGGCGAGACCATCGCGCCCAGCAGCCCCGTCGACGCCATCAGGCTCGGCGTCGCCACCATGTACCAGGAACTCGACCTGGTCGACGGGCTCAGCGTGGCGGAGAACATCCTGCTCGGCCACGAGCCCACCCGCCTCGGCTTCACCCGCCGCAAGGCGCTGAAGAGCACGGCCACGGCCATCCTCACCCGGCTCGGCCACCCCGAGATCAGGCCGTCCACCGAGGTCGGCAGGCTCTCCCCGGCCGCCAAGCAGGTCGTCTCGATGGCCCGCGCCCTCTCCCACGACGCCCGCGTGATCGTCATGGACGAGCCGTCCGCCGCGCTGGCCCACGACGAGGTCGCCAACCTCTTCCGCATCATCAGGGAGCTCACCGCGCACGACGTGGCCGTCGTCTACATCTCCCACCGGCTCGAGGAGATCAGGGAGATCGGCGACCGGGTCACCGTGCTCAAGGACGGCAGGACGGTCGCCGTCGGCCTGCCCGCCTGCGACACCCCGACCTCGCGGATCGTCTCCCTGATGACCGGCCGCAACGTGGAGTACGTCTTCCCCCCGCGCTCCGGTGTCGCCCCCGGCGCCGAGGTCCTGCGCGTCGAGGACCTCACCGCGCCGGGCGTCTTCACCGGCGTCTCCTTCTCGGTGCGGGCCGGCGAGATCGTCGGGCTGGCCGGTCTGGTCGGCTCGGGCCGGTCGGAGATCCTCGAGGCCGTGTACGGCGCGCGCCGCGCCTCCGGCAAGGTCCTGCTCGAAGGCGCGCCCGTCGCCAGGTCCACCACCAGGGCGGTACGGCGCGGCATGGGCCTGGCCCCCGAGGAACGCAAGGCCCAGGCGCTCCTGCTGGACCAGAGCGTGACGGCCAACATCACACTGGGCAGCCTCGACCGCTACGCCAGGTTCGGCTGGCTCGACCGGGCCCGCGAGGACGCCGAGGCCAGGCAGCTCGTCCGGACCCTCGACATCAGGCCGCCCGACCCGGGGCGGCCGATCAAGACACTCTCCGGCGGCAACCAGCAGAAGGCGGTGCTGGCCAGATGGTTGCTGAACGGCCGCAAGCTGCTCCTGCTCGACGAACCCACCCGAGGAGTGGACGTGGGAGCGAGAGCCGAGCTCTACGCGGTCATCAGGAAGCTGGCCGACGACGGGATCGGGGTGCTGCTGGTCTCCAGCGAGGTGCCCGAGGTGCTGGGCCTGGCCGACCGCGTGCTGGTGGTCCGCGAGGGCCGCGTCATCCACGAAGGCGCGGCGGGCGACCTGGACGAACACGCCGTCCTGGACATGATCATGGAAGGGAGTGCGGCCTGA
- a CDS encoding ROK family transcriptional regulator → MTGDVPGSPGDVLTLIGSGSATTRSDLARITGLARSTISQRVDALIERGLVEETPGGDSTGGRPARQLRLHTEDHAVAGVDLGATHCRIALMDLTGRVIAAAEDPIRIADGPETVLSHVERRIHALLEGAGRPPTALRAMGLGVPGPVEFATGRPNNPPIMPGWNGYPIPDRFATMILVDNDVNVMALGEHRNAFPEVAHLLFVKVGTGIGCGIVAGGGLHRGAQGSAGDIGHIRVSGHDQAFCHCGNTACLEAVAGGDALAHRLADLGFTAETGSDVVTLVQNGNPHALRLVREAGRLIGEVLAGLVNFFNPEVIVIGGVLARVHEHLLAGVRETVYRRSLPLATHDLVIVPSRTGVDAAALGAGTLAIEHYLAPDNINRIVTC, encoded by the coding sequence ATGACGGGTGACGTCCCCGGCTCGCCGGGCGATGTTCTGACGCTGATCGGCAGCGGCTCGGCCACCACACGGTCGGACCTCGCCAGGATCACGGGCCTCGCCAGGTCCACCATCTCCCAGCGGGTCGACGCGCTCATCGAGCGCGGCCTCGTCGAGGAGACACCGGGCGGCGACTCCACGGGCGGCCGTCCCGCGCGGCAGTTGCGCCTGCACACCGAGGACCACGCGGTCGCGGGCGTCGATCTCGGCGCGACCCACTGCAGGATCGCCCTCATGGACCTCACCGGGCGCGTCATCGCGGCGGCCGAGGACCCGATCCGCATCGCCGACGGCCCCGAGACCGTCCTCTCCCACGTGGAGCGACGCATCCACGCGCTGCTCGAAGGAGCGGGCCGCCCGCCCACGGCGCTCAGGGCGATGGGGCTCGGCGTGCCAGGACCCGTGGAGTTCGCCACGGGCCGGCCGAACAACCCGCCGATCATGCCGGGCTGGAACGGCTACCCCATCCCCGACCGCTTCGCCACCATGATCCTGGTCGACAACGACGTCAACGTGATGGCGCTGGGCGAGCACAGGAACGCCTTCCCCGAGGTGGCACACCTGCTGTTCGTCAAGGTGGGCACCGGCATCGGCTGCGGGATCGTCGCGGGCGGCGGGCTGCACAGGGGCGCGCAGGGCTCGGCCGGCGACATCGGGCACATCCGGGTCAGCGGCCACGACCAGGCGTTCTGCCACTGCGGCAACACCGCCTGCCTGGAGGCGGTGGCGGGCGGAGACGCCCTCGCGCACCGGCTCGCCGACCTGGGCTTCACCGCCGAGACGGGCTCCGACGTGGTCACCCTCGTCCAGAACGGCAACCCTCACGCGCTCCGCCTGGTCAGGGAGGCGGGGCGGCTCATCGGCGAGGTTCTCGCCGGACTGGTCAACTTCTTCAACCCGGAGGTCATCGTCATCGGCGGCGTGCTGGCCAGGGTGCACGAACACCTGCTGGCCGGCGTCCGCGAGACCGTCTATCGCCGCTCGCTCCCGCTGGCCACCCATGACCTGGTCATCGTGCCGAGCCGTACCGGGGTCGACGCCGCCGCGCTGGGCGCGGGGACGCTGGCCATCGAGCACTACCTCGCACCCGACAACATCAATCGGATCGTCACATGCTGA
- a CDS encoding sugar phosphate isomerase/epimerase family protein, protein MTELVRRLGLNRRQFLGVSTGVLAATALPASGGGVLVPPAKRGIILYTVRDAIGRDPASTPLPSGFRRVFEELARIGYKQVEFAGYGQHRDAEGGASLETLDGARLLRRWLDDNGLQAEGNHGFIPGSWPLTQPDLDRFKFHLELANILGLGHMGTGGDPTGSPYKADWDVAAEKWNALGQIAADAGIKLYTHNHDAAYGFLLDSGPLDALGRPTRSSGVRKLEYFLSVSDPGLVWLEMDIFWAHVAKHRFHTYTAADGSPQTDVFDPLAVVQAQPKRFPLFHAKDGRANPASGNGYDMVPFGQGDIDYQAFFSGMGAKGYHNPMYEQDNAPGGAADPGRSLRFADVSYDHMASLRD, encoded by the coding sequence ATGACTGAGTTAGTGCGCAGGCTCGGACTCAACCGGCGTCAGTTCCTCGGCGTGTCCACCGGAGTGCTGGCCGCCACGGCGCTCCCCGCCTCGGGAGGTGGCGTGCTCGTTCCCCCGGCCAAACGCGGCATCATCCTCTACACCGTCCGTGACGCCATCGGCCGAGACCCGGCCTCCACTCCCCTGCCCTCCGGCTTCCGCCGCGTCTTCGAGGAACTGGCCAGGATCGGCTACAAGCAGGTCGAGTTCGCCGGGTACGGCCAGCACCGCGACGCCGAGGGCGGCGCGAGCCTCGAAACGCTCGACGGCGCCCGCCTGCTGCGCCGGTGGCTGGACGACAACGGCCTGCAGGCCGAGGGCAACCACGGCTTCATCCCCGGCTCGTGGCCGCTCACCCAGCCCGACCTCGACCGCTTCAAGTTCCACCTGGAGCTGGCCAACATCCTCGGCCTCGGCCACATGGGCACCGGCGGCGACCCGACGGGCAGCCCGTACAAGGCCGACTGGGATGTCGCCGCCGAGAAGTGGAACGCGCTCGGGCAGATCGCCGCCGACGCGGGCATCAAGCTCTACACCCACAACCACGACGCCGCCTACGGCTTCCTGCTCGACAGCGGGCCCCTCGACGCGCTCGGCCGGCCGACCCGTTCGTCAGGCGTGCGCAAGCTGGAGTACTTCCTGTCGGTCAGCGACCCCGGCCTGGTCTGGCTGGAGATGGACATCTTCTGGGCGCACGTCGCCAAGCACCGGTTCCACACCTACACCGCAGCCGACGGCTCCCCGCAGACCGACGTCTTCGACCCGCTGGCCGTCGTCCAGGCCCAGCCCAAGCGCTTCCCCCTGTTCCACGCCAAGGACGGCAGGGCCAACCCCGCCTCGGGCAACGGCTACGACATGGTCCCCTTCGGCCAGGGCGACATCGACTACCAGGCGTTCTTCTCCGGGATGGGCGCCAAGGGCTACCACAACCCGATGTACGAGCAGGACAACGCCCCCGGCGGCGCGGCCGACCCGGGACGGTCGCTCCGCTTCGCCGACGTCAGTTACGACCACATGGCGTCCCTGCGGGACTGA
- a CDS encoding SDR family oxidoreductase: MLRFDGKVAIITGAGHGLGRSHALLLAERGAQVVVNDLGGALDGTGASTGPAAEVVELIRKNGGQAVANADNVATPEGAKAIVQSAVDAFGRVDIVVNNAGILRDKSFGKMTVEEFDAVLAVHVRGSYLVSQAAYPYLKEQGYGRIVNTSSPAGLFGNFGQANYSTAKMGLVGLTKTLAIEGARSGIKANAIAPIAWTRMTEALLPAEFEAKFTAERVSALVAFLAHDSCEASGEVFSVGGGKVARVFVAEGPGWKTDDLSPEAIAANWDAIMTEQPYVLTAADSMKAML, translated from the coding sequence ATGCTGCGGTTCGACGGAAAGGTCGCCATCATCACGGGCGCCGGGCACGGCCTCGGCCGCTCGCACGCGCTCCTCCTGGCCGAGCGCGGCGCCCAGGTCGTGGTCAACGACCTCGGTGGGGCGCTCGACGGCACGGGCGCGTCGACGGGCCCCGCGGCCGAGGTCGTCGAGCTGATCAGGAAGAACGGCGGTCAGGCGGTCGCGAACGCCGACAACGTCGCCACCCCCGAGGGCGCGAAGGCGATCGTCCAGTCGGCGGTCGACGCGTTCGGCAGGGTCGACATCGTCGTCAACAACGCGGGCATCCTGCGCGACAAGTCGTTCGGGAAGATGACGGTCGAGGAGTTCGACGCGGTGCTCGCGGTGCACGTGCGCGGCTCGTACCTGGTCAGCCAGGCCGCCTACCCCTACCTCAAGGAGCAGGGCTACGGCCGCATCGTCAACACCTCCTCGCCCGCGGGGCTGTTCGGCAACTTCGGCCAGGCCAACTACTCCACGGCCAAGATGGGCCTGGTCGGGCTGACCAAGACCCTGGCCATCGAGGGCGCGCGCAGCGGCATCAAGGCCAACGCCATCGCGCCCATCGCGTGGACGCGGATGACCGAGGCGCTGCTGCCGGCCGAGTTCGAGGCGAAGTTCACGGCCGAGCGCGTCAGCGCGCTGGTGGCCTTCCTGGCGCACGACTCGTGCGAGGCCTCGGGCGAGGTGTTCAGCGTCGGCGGCGGGAAGGTGGCGAGGGTGTTCGTGGCCGAGGGGCCCGGGTGGAAGACCGACGACCTGTCGCCCGAAGCGATCGCGGCCAACTGGGACGCGATCATGACCGAGCAGCCGTACGTGCTGACGGCGGCCGACTCGATGAAGGCGATGCTCTGA